TGTGATGATCGAGCAGTAGTACCTTCCCGCCTGCCCGGTAATAAGCGTCCAAGCCGCGCTCGTTCTGCTCGTTGACGGACAGATCAGTAATAATGAGCGAGCTCTTCTTCTTCGGCCGTTCCAAGTAGCGGGCCACCTGATCGTTCAAGCCACCTATGGAATTATATCGAATTTCGACCTTCTCCCCGAAGGCGCACTTCGCCAGGATGCCGCAGCTGACGCCGTCAAGATCGTTATGTGTATACAAGTGGTACATAAGTCCGCCTCCAATATCGGGTCAATCTCCTGTTCTACCGATACATTCCCCTATGGGCTGACGGTTTATGCCTAGGTTCCCGATTCCTGTGCGCTCGCCACTCGCCATGCGCTACAAGCGAACGGTCATTGCTTCGATGAAGTCGAAGGTGGACCGGCAGCTCCACATCGATGCGACGAAGCTTCATCGTGCTCTTACCTGAATGGGAGCCTCCTTCCACACTTAGGAAGCTGTGAGTTCCGACGATGAAGGGAGCAGCCTGTACAAATAATTTCAGCCTTGGTCCTCACTTCCGCTAGGCTGATTTCTCGCTCCCCATTCGCACAGCTGCTCGAGAGCAGGCAATAAGGTACGTGCCTTATCCGTCAGAGCATATTCTACCTTAGGCGGTATTTGCGGATACTCCGTTCGGATCACCATTCCATCGGCTTCCAGCTCCTTCAGCTGACTGCTTAGCGT
Above is a genomic segment from Paenibacillus sp. YYML68 containing:
- a CDS encoding helix-turn-helix domain-containing protein; its protein translation is MGMAAYKGQGVDMRKTPFGYTLSVIGGKWKLAILYMLAENEPVRFNELKRQLGTITFKTLSSQLKELEADGMVIRTEYPQIPPKVEYALTDKARTLLPALEQLCEWGARNQPSGSEDQG